In a genomic window of Pedobacter sp. KBS0701:
- a CDS encoding xylanase, which translates to MKKKLFSVFALALVMASCSKNETDMSDKNVNLNADSSKKATVEGTASIDASTVQQTIKGFGGANIVAWTGDLTSAQRTTAFSPTNGIGLSIVRVRVPNSSSEFAAEKATIDACKSFGGSAIASAWSAPASMKTNNSIVGGKINTASYGAYAAHLSAFNSAVGGLAAISPTNEPDYKVNYESMELTASEVADFVAAQGNNCGAPIMAPEPFQMNQTYINTYLSNATAKSKTSFVCGHIYGKTPYNLGNVGKPVWMTEHYTNSSISGDDWANAMNAAKEIHDCMNAGWSAYVWWYIRRSYGPMSESGNIQKVGYVMAHYARYVRPGYSKISCTSNPTPGVYVTAYKSGSKLVIVIVNQNNAVTYQAFGYSGISVSGFNRYFTTSTTNLGTNSLAVAGGSFGINLAASSVTTLVSY; encoded by the coding sequence ATGAAAAAAAAACTATTTAGTGTATTTGCATTGGCGCTTGTAATGGCAAGTTGCTCAAAAAATGAGACAGATATGTCGGATAAAAATGTCAATTTGAACGCGGACTCTTCAAAAAAGGCAACAGTAGAAGGCACCGCATCTATTGATGCATCAACCGTACAACAAACTATTAAAGGCTTTGGCGGGGCAAATATTGTTGCCTGGACGGGAGATTTAACCAGCGCACAAAGAACCACTGCTTTCTCGCCAACAAATGGTATAGGTTTAAGTATCGTGCGGGTAAGGGTGCCCAATTCCAGTTCAGAATTCGCCGCTGAAAAAGCAACTATTGATGCCTGTAAATCATTCGGCGGATCGGCTATTGCATCGGCATGGTCTGCACCCGCTTCTATGAAAACAAATAACAGCATTGTAGGTGGTAAAATTAATACCGCCTCTTATGGTGCTTATGCCGCACATTTAAGTGCTTTTAATAGTGCCGTTGGAGGTCTCGCAGCGATCAGTCCTACCAATGAGCCAGATTACAAGGTAAATTATGAATCAATGGAACTGACGGCGTCAGAAGTGGCTGATTTTGTAGCCGCACAAGGTAACAATTGTGGTGCCCCCATTATGGCACCAGAACCTTTTCAGATGAATCAGACCTACATCAATACCTACCTCAGTAATGCCACAGCAAAATCTAAAACCAGTTTTGTTTGCGGGCACATCTATGGCAAAACGCCTTACAACTTAGGGAATGTGGGTAAACCGGTTTGGATGACAGAACATTATACCAATTCCAGCATCAGCGGTGATGACTGGGCAAATGCCATGAATGCTGCCAAAGAAATCCACGATTGTATGAATGCCGGCTGGAGTGCTTATGTGTGGTGGTACATCAGAAGAAGCTACGGTCCGATGAGTGAAAGTGGCAATATCCAGAAAGTAGGTTATGTGATGGCGCATTATGCCCGCTATGTACGCCCTGGGTACAGCAAAATATCCTGTACTTCCAATCCTACCCCTGGGGTTTACGTAACCGCATACAAAAGCGGATCTAAACTGGTTATTGTAATCGTAAACCAAAATAACGCCGTAACCTATCAGGCATTTGGTTACAGTGGCATCAGCGTAAGTGGATTTAACCGTTACTTCACCACCAGTACAACCAATCTGGGCACCAACAGCTTGGCTGTTGCAGGGGGAAGCTTCGGGATTAACCTCGCAGCTTCAAGCGTAACCACCCTGGTATCTTATTAA